The Triticum aestivum cultivar Chinese Spring unplaced genomic scaffold, IWGSC CS RefSeq v2.1 scaffold222867, whole genome shotgun sequence sequence AACTTGTTCATAATATAGTTTATTTTGCGGTAGTTCATAGTATAACTATATTCCTGAAATTCAAAAGAGTATAACTATATAGTTTATTTTCCGGGTGTTTGTTTTATATTCTTGAAATTCAAAAGAAGAAATGACGAAGTTAAGAAGCATGCTATTTAGCTGAAAGATTATACTGgattttttgaagaagttcaaattgaCTGCAGAATGCTCAGCAGAAGAGGATGAAGCTCCTGATAGAAAGAACAATCATAGACTtatgcagcagtagcagcagcttgTTACCTGACAAGATGGTGATCGCGGACTTGGGCTGCTCCTCTGGCCCAAACGCGCTGGCACTGGTATCGGTCGCTGTCGAGGCGATCCATGGATACTGTCTTCAGTTGCAGCAGCCACCACCGGAACTGTGTGTGTTCCTCAACGACCTGCCTGACAATGACTTCAACACGGTGGTGAAGAGCCTTGTCACGATCCGTCGATGCAACGGGCCTGTTGTCGTGACGGGTATTGCACCAGGGTCGTTTTACGAGAGACTCTTCACTAGTAGCTCCGTGCATCTTGTGTGCTCGTCCAGTAGCCTGCACTGGCTGTCAAAGGTGTGAGTTTGACACTGCTCGATGAATCGATCCATTGTATTAACTTGCCAATTCTGTAAACAAAACCTTTATCTTCACAGGCTCCTGAAGTT is a genomic window containing:
- the LOC123176746 gene encoding probable methyltransferase TCM_000168, yielding MASKQMVHMNQGQGERSYARNSGIQNAQQKRMKLLIERTIIDLCSSSSSLLPDKMVIADLGCSSGPNALALVSVAVEAIHGYCLQLQQPPPELCVFLNDLPDNDFNTVVKSLVTIRRCNGPVVVTGIAPGSFYERLFTSSSVHLVCSSSSLHWLSKAPEVLTKNQIPAYYIDEHARREKLPMVLGAYAQQFRKDFRH